The following proteins come from a genomic window of Nitrospira sp.:
- a CDS encoding adenylosuccinate lyase, producing MIERYTRPQMKAIWDLKHKYEIWLEVELQACAAFEHAKQAPRGTAAKIRKKAKINVDRIAEIEKVTKHDVIAFLESLMDTVGPEHRFLHMGLTSSDIVDTSLAVQMTEAMDLILEGVERLLAVLKRQSFRYKDQVMVGRSHGIHGEPISFGLKLALWYEEVRRHHERLRRVRTEIAVGKLSGAMGTFAHQGPDIEDYVCAKLGLKADPVSNQVVQRDRHASYATALALLAASIEKIATEIRHLQRTEVLEAEEYFSEGQKGSSAMPHKRNPIVSENLCGLARLVRANSLAAMENVALWHERDISHSSVERVIMPDSTILIDYMLAKVTDLIEHLVVYPDRMRRNLELTGGLVYSQRLLLALVEKGAQRKESYEVVQRNAMVSWRGGGALQELAGKDPFISQHLKHSEIAACFNPKYYLRHLDQIYRRVFGRDHHRLPGIRRKETRS from the coding sequence GCTTGTGCCGCCTTCGAGCATGCCAAACAGGCACCACGTGGAACGGCGGCGAAAATCCGGAAGAAGGCCAAGATCAACGTCGACCGAATTGCCGAAATCGAAAAGGTCACCAAGCATGATGTGATCGCTTTTCTCGAATCGCTCATGGACACAGTAGGACCGGAACATCGGTTTCTCCACATGGGACTCACATCCTCCGACATTGTCGATACTTCACTGGCCGTTCAAATGACTGAGGCCATGGATCTCATCCTGGAAGGGGTTGAACGGTTACTGGCTGTCTTGAAGCGGCAGTCGTTCCGGTACAAGGATCAGGTCATGGTGGGGCGGTCCCATGGCATTCACGGGGAGCCGATCTCATTTGGGCTGAAGCTCGCCCTGTGGTACGAAGAAGTCCGCCGCCATCACGAGCGGTTACGGCGGGTGCGGACCGAGATTGCGGTCGGCAAACTGTCCGGCGCCATGGGAACCTTCGCCCATCAGGGACCGGATATTGAAGACTATGTGTGCGCCAAGCTTGGCTTGAAGGCCGATCCCGTCTCGAATCAGGTCGTCCAACGAGACCGCCACGCCTCCTATGCCACAGCGCTCGCGTTGCTTGCGGCCAGCATCGAAAAGATCGCCACCGAAATTCGCCACCTCCAGCGCACAGAAGTGCTCGAAGCGGAAGAGTATTTCTCCGAAGGCCAGAAGGGATCGTCGGCGATGCCTCACAAACGGAACCCGATTGTCTCGGAGAATCTTTGTGGCTTGGCGCGGCTCGTGCGGGCCAACAGTCTGGCGGCGATGGAGAATGTGGCGCTCTGGCATGAACGGGATATCAGCCATTCGTCGGTCGAGCGGGTGATCATGCCGGACAGCACGATTCTGATCGACTATATGCTCGCCAAAGTCACGGATCTCATCGAACATTTGGTTGTGTATCCTGATCGAATGAGGCGAAACCTCGAATTGACTGGGGGGCTGGTATATTCGCAGCGGCTGCTGTTGGCCTTGGTCGAGAAGGGGGCGCAGCGAAAAGAGTCCTATGAAGTGGTGCAGCGCAATGCCATGGTCTCCTGGAGAGGCGGAGGCGCACTGCAAGAATTGGCCGGCAAAGACCCGTTTATCTCACAGCATCTAAAGCACAGTGAGATTGCAGCGTGTTTCAACCCCAAGTACTATCTGCGCCACCTCGATCAGATCTATCGGCGGGTGTTCGGGCGGGACCACCATCGTTTGCCTGGTATCAGGAGGAAGGAGACGAGATCATGA